The Streptococcus mitis genome has a segment encoding these proteins:
- a CDS encoding NUDIX hydrolase N-terminal domain-containing protein, with translation MKPSDFVKYLQRMLALTDTGLTFTKDPFDRERYEDLRSLLSEMLNQASDLDAEEVAEVLKPTSAYATPLMDVRAWIVEDEKICLVRGQGENDWALPGGFGEVGYSPTENILKEIEEETGFEAKVERLLAVFDTNRFQLQSNQYAKFVFECKLLDGQFQENQEIADLQFFAIDQLPNLSEKRITKEQIEILWQVYQGQREQYLD, from the coding sequence ATGAAGCCAAGTGATTTTGTTAAGTATCTGCAAAGAATGCTTGCCCTTACAGATACTGGCTTAACCTTTACAAAAGATCCTTTTGACCGTGAGCGCTATGAAGACTTGCGAAGTCTGTTATCTGAAATGTTGAATCAAGCATCAGACCTTGATGCCGAAGAAGTGGCAGAAGTTTTGAAGCCAACTTCCGCTTATGCAACTCCGTTAATGGACGTCCGTGCTTGGATTGTTGAGGACGAAAAGATTTGTCTGGTTAGGGGACAAGGAGAGAATGATTGGGCTTTGCCAGGTGGCTTTGGTGAGGTTGGTTATTCTCCAACAGAAAATATTCTCAAGGAAATTGAAGAAGAAACCGGTTTTGAAGCTAAAGTAGAAAGACTACTAGCTGTTTTTGATACAAATCGTTTCCAACTACAGAGCAATCAATATGCAAAGTTTGTTTTTGAATGTAAGCTTCTTGATGGACAATTCCAAGAAAATCAAGAAATTGCTGACCTTCAATTTTTTGCAATTGACCAACTACCGAACTTATCTGAAAAACGCATTACCAAGGAGCAAATAGAGATTCTTTGGCAGGTTTATCAAGGTCAGAGGGAGCAATATCTTGACTAA
- a CDS encoding TIGR02206 family membrane protein — MNLWDIFFTTQATEPPKFDLFWYVSLFTLLALTFFTAYRYREKKVYQRFFQILQAVQLILLYGWYWVNHMPLSESLPFYHCRMAMFVVLLLPGQSKYRQYFALLGTFGTLAAFVYPVPDAYPFPHIAILSFIFGHLALLGNSLVYLLRQYDARLLDVKGIFLMTFALNALIFVVNLVTGGDYGFLTKPPLVGDHGLVANYLIVSLALSAAITLTKKILELFLEQEAEKMITKKA, encoded by the coding sequence ATGAATTTATGGGATATTTTCTTTACTACCCAAGCAACAGAACCACCCAAGTTTGACCTTTTTTGGTATGTTAGCCTATTTACGCTCTTAGCCTTAACCTTTTTTACAGCCTATCGCTATCGTGAAAAGAAGGTTTACCAACGATTTTTCCAAATCTTACAGGCAGTTCAGTTGATTCTACTTTATGGTTGGTATTGGGTCAATCATATGCCGCTGTCAGAAAGTTTACCTTTTTACCATTGCCGTATGGCTATGTTTGTGGTGCTCTTGCTTCCTGGTCAGTCTAAATATAGGCAGTATTTTGCACTACTAGGAACATTTGGGACATTAGCAGCCTTTGTTTATCCAGTGCCAGATGCCTATCCTTTCCCACATATTGCGATTTTATCCTTTATCTTTGGGCACTTAGCTCTCTTGGGGAACTCTTTGGTTTATCTCTTGAGACAGTACGATGCACGATTGTTGGATGTGAAGGGAATTTTTCTCATGACCTTTGCTCTAAATGCCTTGATTTTTGTGGTCAATTTGGTAACAGGTGGAGATTACGGATTCTTGACAAAACCGCCATTGGTTGGAGACCATGGCTTAGTAGCTAATTATTTAATCGTTTCTCTAGCCTTGTCAGCGGCGATTACGTTGACAAAGAAAATTTTGGAACTATTTTTAGAACAAGAAGCAGAAAAAATGATTACAAAGAAAGCTTAG